A genomic segment from Maniola jurtina chromosome 9, ilManJurt1.1, whole genome shotgun sequence encodes:
- the LOC123868277 gene encoding chromobox protein homolog 5-like, protein MRKISKSRADDDVVSSTNGSGSVANEERQEAEQIDEQNDQEVDEKSANEEDDDSDDYVEKRKKSKTKSKSKASKKRKSDRSSIKKEEDEEEEEEAEYEVEKIIDSKRIKGKLHYLIRWKGYSASNDTWEPHNTLSCPELISKFNEEKENSKDNSPKKSSKRKGNKKASKIPSKKPKTEWDGKNADENAEYEVDRILEVHHKKNGERSFLIHWKGWSNKFDSWEPESNLNCPELIKRFMDKVNAARSTDSRNLRVAPETTNRFTLQDPSSGRRLSKRRGQRQRVRYDNAE, encoded by the exons ATGCGTAAGATTTCTAAAAGCCGTGCGGATGATGATGTGGTTTCATCCACGAATGGATCCGGATCCGTAGCAAATGAGGAACGCCAAGAAGCCGAGCAAATTGATGAGCAGAACGACCAGGAAGTCGATGAAAAAAGCGCGAACGAAGAGGATGATGACAGTGATGATTATGTAGAAAAGCGTAAAAAGAGTAAAACCAAGAGTAAAAGCAAGGCGTCTAAGAAAAGAAAATCTGATAGAAGCAGTATTAAAAAGGAAGAGGACGAGGAGGAAGAAGAGGAAGCTGAATATGAG GTGGAAAAAATTATTGATTCAAAGAGAATTAAAGGGAAGCTGCATTATTTGATTCGCTGGAAGGGATACTCTGCTAGCAATGATACTTGGGAACCTCATAATACTTTGTCATGTCCTGAGCTGATCAGCAAATTTAATGAAGAA aaagaaaATTCAAAGGATAATTCACCTAAAAAATCATCCAAGAGGAAAGGCAACAAGAAAGCTAGTAAGATTCCTTCTAAGAAACCTAAAACTGAGTGGGATGGCAAAAATGCTGATGAAAATGCAGAGTATGAG GTGGATCGTATACTTGAAGTTCACCACAAAAAGAATGGGGAACGTTCCTTCCTCATTCACTGGAAAGGATGGTCTAATAAATTTGATTCTTGGGAACCAGAGAGCAATTTAAACTGTCCAGAATTAATTAAAAGATTCATGGATAAg GTTAATGCTGCACGCTCCACTGATTCACGAAATCTGAGGGTGGCTCCGGAAACTACTAACCGTTTCACTTTGCAAGACCCGTCATCCGGGCGTCGACTCAGCAAGCGCAGGGGGCAACGCCAGCG
- the LOC123868275 gene encoding acyl-coenzyme A diphosphatase FITM2, giving the protein MTSRGSHRSTRMNYKFENETSDSKGTKPIREASSILEVLILMIVHICKKVLFFDTNLKIAVYLGALFLLSLIADVLTFPKTYFSRSDNVFNQYFVKIGWFWTLFLTVPYVTLTSYTTCCGKRKLILTAHLLRLLIATGFWYIWVTLFNIVEINYGRCNSRSYNDKVSCLKEGHFWNGFDISGHCFILIYSSLVLIEEARAINGWERIRDYIRDEKYSRSLNDKSPRSNPLKNISKEELDILKTSYEKFTPYVRAFLIAMACLQLLWDVMLVSTILYYHIMVEKFISGIIAILTWFVTYRVWYTIPNLLPNLPGQGVFKYNMEKVNLTNIPLRKRSVITDSKHFMGMPINKGQDLTGSTEDLK; this is encoded by the coding sequence atgacAAGCAGAGGAAGTCATAGAAGTACTCGAATGAATTACAAATTCGAAAATGAAACGTCGGATTCAAAAGGAACGAAACCTATCCGGGAAGCTTCTTCAATATTAGAAGTTCTAATACTAATGATTGTGCACATTTGTAAGAAAGTCCTTTTCTTTGacacaaatttaaaaatagCTGTATATTTAGGAGCTCTCTTTTTATTGTCCCTTATAGCGGACGTTCTTACATTTCCAAAAACTTATTTTTCAAGAAGTGACAATGTATTTAAtcaatattttgtgaaaattggATGGTTTTGGACACTATTTTTAACAGTGCCTTATGTTACTTTGACATCTTACACTACTTGTTGTGGCAAAAGGAAGCTCATTTTAACTGCTCACTTATTGAGACTTTTGATTGCTACTGGTTTTTGGTATATATGGGTTACACTATTCAATATAGTTGAAATCAATTATGGCCGTTGCAATTCGAGATCGTACAATGATAAAGTTTCTTGTTTAAAAGAAGGCCACTTCTGGAATGGCTTTGATATATCTGGGCATTGCTTCATACTCATTTACTCGAGTTTAGTCTTGATTGAAGAGGCGAGAGCTATTAATGGATGGGAAAGAATCAGAGATTACATTAGAGATGAAAAGTATTCACGAAGTTTAAATGATAAATCGCCACGAAGCAATCctcttaaaaatataagtaaagaAGAATTAGATATACTCAAAACATCATATGAGAAATTTACACCATATGTGAGAGCATTTCTGATAGCTATGGCTTGTCTTCAACTGCTATGGGATGTTATGTTGGTATCTACGATATTGTATTACCACATCATGGTAGAAAAGTTCATAAGTGGAATAATAGCAATTCTCACATGGTTTGTAACTTATAGAGTTTGGTATACTATACCTAATTTACTACCTAACTTGCCAGGTCAAGGTGTATTCAAATATAATATGGAAAAAGTAAATTTAACTAACATACCACTTCGGAAAAGGTCTGTTATTACTGACAGCAAGCATTTTATGGGAATGCCTATTAATAAAGGCCAGGACTTAACAGGGTCTACAGAAGATTTAAAATAA